GATTGCCGTGCGCGAGGCCCGCAAGCTCGGCATCCCGGTCGTCGCCGTGGTTGACACCAATTGCGACCCGAGCGAGGTGGATTACGTAATTCCCGGCAACGATGACGCCCTGCGCGCCATCCGCCTGTTCGCCTCCAAGATTGCCGATTCCATCGTCGAGGGCGCCCAGAGCGCGACCGACAAGCAGGCCGCGGAGTTCTCCGCCGCCGCCGAAGCAGGCGATGTCGCAACCGAGCCCGGCACAGAGATTTCAGGCGAGGGCAGCGGCGACTACGCTGCGGATTCCGAAGACGTCAGCATGGCCGACGTGCTCGGCGAGCCGGTGCGCAAGCACCCCGCAGCCGCTGAGAACGCTCCCGAACCGGCAGAAGCGCGCCACGCCGAGACGCACTGAGCCAGGCCTGAATCTCCGCGCAACGCGCCGGAATCTAATGGCTATCAGGCCCGCGCCCGGGGCTTCGCGGCGCGGGTCAACCTATGTTCGGCCTCCCTGTTGAGGCCCCAGCGCCAACCGGCGCTCAACACCAGAAAGGTCGAGTTGAGAATTTATGGGTACAACCGCAGGAATGCCCGATCCCACACAGAGCCCCGTCTCCGCCGCCCAGGTTCGCGAACTACGCGACAAGACCGGCGCACCCATGATGGACTGCAAGAACGCCCTGAGCGAAGCTCGTGGCGACATGGACCAGGCCATCATCCTGCTGCGCAAACGCGGCATGGCGATTGCCGGCAAAAAGGCCGCCCGCGCCACCACCGAGGGCTCGGTCTCGAGCTACATCCATGCCGGCGGCAAGATCGGCGTGCTCGTTGAGGTCAACTGCGAGTCCGACTTCGTCGCTCGCACCGACGATTTCAAGGAACTGGTGAAGGACATCGCGATGCACATCGCCGCGTCCGACCCCAAGTTCATCCGCAAGGAAGACGTCACGCCCGAGGCCTACGAGCGCGAGAAAGACATTTACCGCTCCCAGGCTGCGCAGACCGGCAAGCCGGCGAACGTCATCGAGAAGATCGTGGAGGGCAAGATGAGCAAGTTCTACGAGGAGGTCTGCCTCTACGAACAGCCTTTCATCAAGGACCAGACCGTTTCGGTCTCGCAGCTCATCGCCGCCAAGATCGGCAAGCTCGGCGAGAACATCAGCGTCCGCCGCTTCGCCCGCTTCAAAGTCGGCGAGCCCGGCTGGACCATCGCCCAGACCAGGCAGGCCGACGCCGGCGATGCCTCCGCGAAGTAACCGCCCGACAACACGTGATTCAACGGCGCAGCGCAAGCTGCGCCGTTTCACATTTCTGAGCGATTTCCGCAGCAGCTCGGCAACCAAATCAGCCGATTTCGCTTCAGTCTTTCTCGAGCTTTTTTCCGGAGAAAACTGAATGATGAAACGCACTTTCGCCTGGGGACTCTCTCTCCTGCTGTTTCACACCGTTCTAGCAGCCGACGCCTTCGCCGTTACCTCTACCGTCACGCCGCCCACTCGTCAGGCGATCAAGGTCGCTGCCGCCGTGCAGCGCATCGGCAGCGGCGAATACTCGCTCGTTGCTCTCCGCCTCCACAACCGGGCCGTGATCAAGGGTTACGTTTCGGAGATCGGCGCCGATTCATTCACCGTCACCGACAACGACTCCGGCATCGAGCATCGCGTCCCTTACTCGACGGTCGCCCGCCTGCAGGGAATGAACCTGGTCAGCGGAACGCAGGCCGGCATTGGCGGCGGTTTCCGCGCCGGCGTTGCGCGTGTTGCCGGTTTCCTGCTGCCGATTCACACCCGGCCGGTCAACAACCTGACCACCGGCGAGAAAACCCTGCTTATCGGGATCGGGGTGGGGATCCTGCTGGCCATCATTCTGGCTAAAGCGCTCTAGGCGACTCGCACGACTTGCACCGGGCTCCCGGCAGCGTGCGGCGCATCGGCGAGTCTGCAACGGCGGCGATTTTGCGCGAACGTGAAGTATTGCCCGGCGTCTGCGCCGTGGGCCTCACCTCCGGCGTGCCACTCGACAGCACCCGGCCCGTCTGCGTCGTTCCGCAACACCATCACCATACCAGCTACCAGAAGCCGCTCACACTCATCGCCAACGACTCCATGCTCAGCGCTGACGACAAGAAGCAAGCCACCGAGCTGATCAACCAGCGCATCGCTGTTCTGCGGAAATAATCGAAAACCAAATCACCGGGTACCGGGAACTCTCCTCGATACTCGCCACTCGGTACTGTTTTTTCGCATCGGCTATACTGAAAACTGATGCCTCCTGTCTTTAAGCGTGTTCTCATCAAGCTCTCCGGCGAGGCGCTGGCCGGCGAGCAGGGCTTTGGGGTGCAGCCGGCGCGCATTCATGCCATTGCCGGCGAGTTGCAGCAGGTGCAGGAACTTGGCGTGCAAGTCGCCATCGTGGTCGGAGGCGGCAACTTCTTCCGTGGCGTGGCCGAGCAGGCGCGCGACATGGACCGCGTTTCCGCCGACCACATGGGCATGCTTGCAACGGTCCTTAACGCCATCGCTCTTCAGGATGCGCTCGAGAAGCGCGGGGTCTACACGCGCGTGATGTCGGCGATCGAGATGAACCAGGTCGCCGAGCCCTTCATCCGGCGCCGCGCCATGCGCCACTTGGAAAAAGGCCGCTTCGTCATCTTCGCCGCCGGCACCGGCAGCCCGTACTTCTCCACCGACACCGCTGCATCACTCCGCGCCATGGAGATCAAGGCCGACGTCATCATGAAGGCGACCAAGGTTGACGGCATTTACGACGCCGATCCGGTCCTGGTCAAAGACGCCAAGATGTTCGACCAGATCAGCTATCTCGACTTCCTCAAGCGCGGACTCAAGGTGATGGACGCGACCGCCATCTCGCTTTGCCGCGAGAACAACCTGCCCATCATCATCTTCAACCTGAACCGTGCGGGAAACATCAGGCGCGTCCTTACCGGCGAAAAAGTGGGATCGCTGGTCAGCGCCTGAGCCTTCTCGAACCGCTCGAATGCCCTGCGCGGCTGAGCTTCGCTTGCGGGGCTCTCCGCTGCGCGACCTGCTTTATAATCGTGCGTTTCACAGCCCGATCAGGCGGAGCCTATGGCACAGTCAGCAAGCGTTCCCGCGCTCAAAGATACGTTTTCGCAGCTCAAATCGCGCATGGACAAAGCGGTGGAAGACTTCCGCCAGGCCATGACCGCGACCCGCACCGGCCGCGCCTCCGTCCACATGCTCGACACCGTCCGCGTGGAAGCCTACGGCACCGAGATGAAGCTCAACGAGCTCGGCCAGGTGCACGCGCCCGACGCGCAGCTCATCACCGTGCAGCCCTACGATCCCTCGCAGCTCGGGGCCATCGAGAAGGCCATCCGCTCCGCCGACCTCGGCCTCAATCCAAGCAACGACGGCAAGATCATCCGTGTGCCGGTGCCGCAACTCACCGAAGAGCGGCGCAAAGAGATGGTCAAGCACCTGCACAAGGTGCTCGAAGAGCATCGCACTGCGGTGCGCAACATCCGCCGTGACGGCAACGACCTGATCAAGAAAACCATGAAGGACAAAAAGATCAGCGAAGACGAAGAGCGCCGCGCGCTGGAGGAAATCCAGAAGCTCACCGACGCCGAGATCAAGAAGATGGAAGAGATGAGCGCGGCGAAGGAAAAAGAATTGATGCAGGGTTAGAGGCGCTTCAGTCTCGGCGACACGGCGGGCAAGGTCAACCACGAATCCGACTCGATTCGTAAGACTGAGCAGTCGTGCCTGTTTTGCCACCCACTCAGTCAATCTCGGAGTAATTCAAAACGAGCCATGCCAGGCCTCAGCGACTCGGGACTCCAGCTCAGGACGTGCCAGCGCGGCAAGCAGCAGACCACTGACGGTCCACAGTCGCCAATCGAACATTCCATTCGCGGCGCTCGGGGGAAGAGGATACGCCGGCCGCTCACGGTTCACCGCCTGCGGTACACTTGGACGCATGAAGCGCGTCGTCCACGCCGCATGCCCGCACGACTGTCCTGACGCCTGCGGTGTGCTAATCACCGTGGAGCAGGTGAACGGGGCCGAACGGGCGACCAAGATACAAGGCGACCCATCCCATCCGGTGACGCGCGGCTTCTTGTGCGCCAAGGTCGCAAAGTACCTGGACCGCGTGTACTCGCCGGATCGCGTGCTGTATCCGCTGCGACGTGTGGCGCCAAAAGGACCGTCCAGTGCCGCTTTCGAGAGAATCTCCTGGGATGCGGCCCTCGACGAAATCACCGCCAGACTGCGGGCCGTCTCCGATGAGTTCGGCTCCGAAGCCATCCTTCCCTACTCTTACGGTGGAACGCTGGGCGTTCTCGGCAACGCTTCGATGGATCGCCGCTTCTTCCACCGGCTGGGCGCGTCGCAACTGGCGCGGACGATTTGCGCCACCGCCGGCGGCGACGCGCTGCTCTCGGTTTACGGACGCAAGCTCGGCACCGAGCCCGAGCAGTTCCGCTACTCGAAAACCATCATCGCCTGGGGCGCGAACATTCACGGCGCCAACGTGCACCTGTGGCCCTTCGTCGAAGAGGCGCGGCGGGCGGGCGGACGGCTGATCGTCATCGATCCCTACAAGACGCGCACCGCGAGGGTGGCCGACTGGCACATCGCCATCAATCCCGGTACCGACGTGGCGCTCGCGTTGGCGATGATGCACGTGATCATCGGCGAAGGTCTGCACGACGCCGACTACGTGGAAAAACACGCGCATGGCTTCCCTGAACTGCGCGAGCGCGTGCGCGGGTACACGCCGGAGCGCGTTGCCACGTGGGTCGGCATCGCCGCCGCCGACATCGTAAAGCTGGCGCGCGAGTACGCCACGGCGCGTCCAGCCTCCATTCGCATGAACTACGGCGTGCAGCGCTCGGAGAATGGCGGCATGGCGGCGCGCGCCATCGCCATGCTGCCGGTGGTCACCGGCTCGTGGAAGGAAATCGGCGGCGGCTTGCAGCTCTCCACCAGCGGCAGCTTCGTGCTCGACCGCGCCGCGCTGGAGCGTCCTGACCTGATGCAGAAGAGCCCGGCCGGCCGCGCCACGCGCGTGGTCAACATGTCGGCGCTCGGCTCGGCGCTGACCGAACTCAGCGGTCCGCCGGTGAAGGCGCTGTTCGTGTACAACTCCAACCCGGCGGCGGTCGCCCCCGACCACAACAAAGTCGTGCGCGGCCTGCTGCGGCCCGACCTGTTCACCGTGGTGCACGAACAGTTCCTCACCGACACGACCGATTACGCCGACATCGTCTTGCCCGCCACCACCTTCTTCGAGCACAAGGAGCTGCAGGCTTCTTACGGCCACTACTTCCTGCAAATGTCACACGCGGCGCTGGAGCCGCTGGGCGAGTGCAAGTCGAACGTGGACCTGTTCCGCGCAATGGCATTGCGCATGGGCTTCGACGAGCTGTGCTTTCGCGAATCGGCGGACGAGATGATGGACGCGGCGCTGCGCACCGGCGATCCGTGGCTGGCGGGCATCGATCGCGCGCGGCTGGAGCGCGAAGGGCACGTGCGGCTTGCGCTCCCGTCTAACCGCGGAGGCGCGGAGACGCGGGGGACGACGGATCAGAACTTTTTTTTGCCGTTCGCCAACGGCGGCTTCGCCACCGCGAGCGGCAAGGCGGAACTTTACAGCGAATCGCTCAATGCGGAGGGGCTCGATCCCGTCGCGTCGTTCGTTGCGCCGGAAGAGTCGCGTCACAGCCCGGCCGCGCGTGAATTTCCACTGGAGCTGCTTGGTCGCAAGGCCGACAATTTCCTGAATACTTCCTTCTGCAATCTGCCGTCGATCCAGGCCATGGAAGAAAACGGTGTGCTCGAGCTCAGCGCCGCCGACGCGGCCGCGCGCGGCATTCGCGACGGTGACCGGGTGCGCGCGTTCAACCGTCGCGGCGAACTGCGCTTTACAGCCAAAGTGAATGGCGCCGTGAAGGCGGGCGTGGTCGCGGCACTGCTGAACTGGGCCAAGCTCGACCCGCAAGGCAAGAACGTCAACGTACTCACATCTGAGAAGCTGACCGACATCGGAGCCGGCGCCACGTTTTACTCTTGTCTGGTGGAAGTGGAACGCGCCTGAACGCAAGAACCCCCTGCACAGCCGTTCTCTGGGGCGGGGATTCGTGTCTTTGACGTGCGCACCTGATTGGCCAGCATGCACGAAGTCCCGTATAATTCCGGTTTCCGCGAGTCCAAGACGAGGTTGTCCCATTTCTGCCTTGCATGCCCGGGACGCTCGCGCCGAAAGCGGGGGCGCGGTGTCCTGCACGGAAAATAATGCATTCCAGTTTGGCTCCCCGGCACCTTGCTCGCGGAGGGCCCGTGCGCGCCTCTTCGTGCTGTGCCTTGCCGCAATCCTGCTTTCGGCCACTCTCGCGGTAGCGGCCCCCAAGCCGGCCGCTCCGGCTGCCGCCGCCGCTCCGCAGCAGCGGGAAGAGCTGATCACCGACATCCGCATCATCGGCAACCGGCGAATTCCGGCTGAGACCGTGCGCGCCCGCATGTTCACCAAGGCGGGCGACGTCTTCGACCCGGTTTCCCTGGAGCGCGACTTCGCCTCCATCTGGAACACCGGATACTTCGAAGACATCCGCTTCGAGCGCGAAGAGACCCCCAAGGGCGTGCGCCTCAACGTCTATGTCAAGGAAAAGCCGACCATCCGCGAGATCAAGTACATCGGTCTGAATTCGGTCTCGCAGTCCGACGTGCTCGACCGCTTCAAGGAGCGCAAGGTCGGTCTCACGGTTGAAAACCAGTACGACCCGACCAAGGTGAAGCGCGCCGAGGTCACCATCCGCGAACTGCTCGCCGAGCACGGACGCCAGTTCGCCACCATCCGCACCGAAGTCCACCCAATTCCTCCGGCCGCGGTCGGGGTGAATTTCGTGGTGAAGGAAGGTCCGAAGGTCAAGGTCGGCAAAATCAGGATTGAGGGCAACAAAAAGGTCGGATCGAAGACCCTGGTGCGTGCAATGAAGAACTCGCACCCCATCGGCATACCGCACTCCATCGTACTGGAAAGCCTCTTCCACAAGACTTTCGACGCCACCAAGCTCAGCGAAGACGCCGAGCGCGTCCGCATGGCGTACCAGGACCGCGGCTACTTCAAGGCGCTGGTGCAGGAGCCGACCACGAAGATCCGCGACACCGGCGGCGGCTTCCGCATCTGGCCGTTCGGGGGCAAAGGCAAGGCGGTGGACATCACCGTGCCGGTGGAAGAGGGCGAGCGCTTCCGCCTGGGCCAGATCACCTTCAAGAACAACAAAGCCGTCACCAACACGGCGGGCCTGCGCAAGCTCTTCCAGTTGAAAGACGGCGACGTCTTCAACCGCACGGCCATCGCGAAGGGCCTCGACAACCTGCGCAAGGCCTACGGCGAGCTCGGGTACATCAACTTCACTTCGGTTCCCAACACCGAGATCGACGACGACAAGCGGCTGATCAACCTCGAAATCGATGTTGACGAGGGCAAGCAGTACTCGGTGCGGCGCATCGAGTTCAAGGGCAACACCACCACGCGCGACAAGGTGATCCGCCGTGAGCTGGCGCTGGAAGAAGGCCAGGTTTACAACAGCCGCGCCTGGGAGTTCAGCGTCCTGCGCCTGAACCAGCTCAACTACTTCGAAGCGCTCAAGCCCGACCAGGACACCGAAACCAAGCGCAACGACCAGGCTGGCACGGTGGACCTCACCTTGAAGGTAAAAGAGAAGGGCAAGAACAGCATCGGTTTAACGGGCGGCGTCAGCGGTCTGGCCGGATCGTTTATCGGCCTGAACTACCAGACCAATAACTTCCTCGGCCTCGGCGAAACGCTCACCATTCAAGCCGACGTCGGCAATCGCCAGCGCGACTTGCTTTTCGGCTTCACCGAGCCGTACCTGTTCGACCGCCCGCTGCAGCTCGGGTTCACGGTCTACACGCGCCGTTACAACTTCGACCAGGCGCAGCAGTTCAACATCCTGGCCGGCCAGCGGCTGAACTTTTCCCAGTCGTTCCTGAACACGCTGCAGAATTACACGCAGTCGAGCACCGGCTTCACCGTCTCCGCCAGCTACCCGCTGCATCGCTCGCTCAAGCGAGTGGGCCTCACCTACGCGCTCGACAACACCAGCATCACCACCTTCAGCGACGCGAGCCGCGACCTGTTCGAGCAGCTCGCCTTCCGCAACTTCGCCGGCCCGAACGCGCTCAAGGGCGTGGTCACCAGCAAGCTGCTGCCGGTGTTCTCCTACAACAGCGTTGACCGCAGCTACAACCCGCACAGCGGGAAGAGCCTGTTCCTCTCGGCCGACATCTCGGGCATTGGCGGCAACGTCGCCTCCATCCGGCCGGTGGTGGACTTCAAGCATTTCATCCCGCTGCGCCTCTTCAAGCCCGATCGCGAAGGGCGCAACGTGCTCGGCTACCACGTGCAGGGCGCCTTCCTCACCGGTTACGCTGGCAAAGTGGCGCCGCCGTTCGAGCGCTTCTACCTCGGCGGTGAAAACGATCTGCGCGGCTTCGACATTCGTTCCGTCTCTCCGGTCGCGTTCCTCGTCGACAAGATCGACTTCCCGCTCATCAACCCCGACGATCCATGCGCCACCAATCCCGCCACCCAGTGCACCGGCGTGCTCAAGGACCCGACCAACCCGCGCCGCGGCACGGTCACCGTCCCGATTCCGGTGCATCGCATCGTCTTCCCGGGCGGCGACACCAGCATCGTCGGCAACGTGGAATATCGCATCCCGATCGCCGGCCCGGTGAACCTGGCCATCTTCACCGACCTCGGATTGAACTTTATTACGCGCTCCTCGCAGTTGCGCGTGAACGAAGACCAGCTGAACACGCTGAATACCAGCCCGTTCGGATGCCCCACGTTCGACGCCACCTTCAACTGCGTTGGGACGAGCAGCTTCACCTTTGGCTCGGAGCTGAAGCCGATTTCCGGGACGAACTATCGGCCTCGCATGTCGACCGGTGTGGAATTGCAGGTGCTGATGCCGGTGATCAACGCGCCCTTCCGCTTGTACTGGGCATACAACCCGCTGCGCCTGGACACGCTCACGACCACGCCGAGCGAGATCACGCGCAGCATGTTCCCGGCCGGCGGCGCCGGCGACTTCACCTATCACCAGGCGCTGGCAACATGGGCCCCGAACTACCGGCTGAAGGAACCGCTGAAGACGTTCCGCTTCACGGTCAGCACTACGTTCTGAGGCCGGCAGGAGTTTGACGGTGTACTCGGCACGAACCTATAATGCAGGTACCGCTACCCTGAACTTTTCCGTCGTCCGCAGGGCCGCGCGCCCCGGCTCGAGAAGTATTTCAGGAATTTCGGCATCCGTTCCGAAGGAGTCCACACAAGAATGAAACGCACGCTCACCGCATTTTCTCTGTGCGCCATTGTCGCGCTCTCCGTGACCGCGCTGGCGCAGGGCGCAGCCGCCACCAGTCCCGGTGGCGCGGCCTCCGCGCCCCCCGTCGCCCCCAGCGGGTCCAGCAAGGTCGGAATCATCAATATTCAGCAGGCCATCCTGGCGAGCAATGAAGGCCGCCGGGACTTCGAAGCGCTGGCCAAGAAGTACGAGCCCCGCCAGGCCGAACTGCAGAAGGAAAACAACGAGATCGACGAGCTCAAGAAGCAGCTCAACACCCAGGGCGACAAGATGAATGACGACGCCAAGAACTCGCTCGTCAAGCAGATCGAATCGCGCCAGCGCAAGCTTCAGCAGAATGCCGAGTCGTTCCAGTCTGACGCGCAGGCCGAGCAGAACGACCTGGCCAACCGCATCGGCCAGAAGCTGATGACCACGCTCGACAAGTTCGCGAAGGAAAACGGCTACGGCCTCATTCTTGACGTCAGCACTCCCCAGAGCCCGGTGCTGTGGGCCAACGTTGATTCGGTGGACGTGACCAACGCGGTGGTGAACGCATACAACGTGCAGTCTGGCGTGCCCGCGCCTCCGGCCGCGGCGCCTTCGGCGACTCGTCCGGCAGCGCCGGCGGCGCGCCCCGCCGGGACGGGAACGGCTCCGGTTCGTCCGGCAACGACGACACCGCCGGCAACAAATCCGCCTCCCAAGAAGTAAGAAAAAATCGGGGGATTCACGACGGCCGCCCGCTTTAGACGGTCGTTTTCTTTTGCGCGCAGGCGCCGACTTCGTCGCTCCGGTGTCAATCCATGCGAATGGAGGTGCCGCCGTGATGTTCGCCGATTCTCTCCTCCACACTCACCCATCCACAGCGCGCCGCTGGACAACGCTCATCTCTTACGGGGCGGAGCTGGCCGCGGTGAGCGTGCTGGTTATCGCGCCGCTGCTGTACACGTCAGGCCTGCCACCTATGCGGCTCGCGTCACCGTTGCTGCACGTCCCGCTCGCCGGATCGTACGAGCCGCGCCCACCGGCCTCGGGCGCGACACAGCCTTCACACACTTCCTCTCTCACTCAGTTCACCGACACAAACATCCATGCGCCCGGGAGAATTCCGCCGCGCATCGCCACCGGGCCTGACGTCGAAGCGCCGCCCCCTGGAGCATTCGTCGGCTCGGGCAGCTCGGGCATTCCCGGCGCTGGCGGCGTCCCGAGCAGCATTTTCGGCGACGCGGCCGCTCCACCGCTCCCGGCGCCGCCGCGAGAGTCTCTCGGCGATCGGATAGTTGTCTCCAATCCCGAGCCTGCAAATGCGCTCAGCCAGCCTATACCCCAATATCCGCGCATCGCTGTGGCTGCGCACGTCGAGGGCGACGTAATTCTGAACGCCGTCATCGCGCGCGACGGCTCCATCGCGCGCCTGCACGTCGTCTCCGGACACCCCTGGCTGGCACAGGCGGCGCTCGACGCCGTACGCCAGTGGCGCTATCGGCCGTACTTCCTGAACGGCGCGCCGGTGGAGGTGGAAACCCAGATCACCGTCGTGTTCCGGATGGAACACTGAGGGTGGTACTTTTTTCCGAACGCTTGTGGATAAGATTGTGGAAGATGTGCCGAGAGGGCTGCTGCGCCTACTCTCCCTAGGCGGCTATATAAATGCCATGTTAATGACGGGGATGCAGACAAGCTGTTGATTCGGCAGAGTTTTTATTGAAAGCAACAAGCCGGCACGGCCAAGTTATTTACTTCGTAACTGGCCCGAAAGCGCGCTCCTACGTTTTGCACACATGGCGGCCCACACCGCTATGAATTTATTGCCCTTCCGTCACACGCAGCACCGCCAGGAACGCCTCCTGCGGGATGTCCACCCGCCCGATGCGCTTCATCCGGCGCTTGCCTTCTTTCTGCTTTTCCAGCAGTTTGCGCTTGCGCGTGATGTCGCCGCCGTAGCACTTGGCGAGCACGTTCTTGCGCATGGCCGGAACGGTTTCGCGCGCGATCACCTTGCCGCCGATCGCCGCCTGGATGGCGACCTCGAACATCTGCCGCGGGATCAGTTCCTTCATCTTCGCCGCCAGCGCGCGCCCGCGCTCGTACGCCGATTCGCGATGCACGATGATGGAGAGAGCGTCCACCGGATCGCCGGCCACGAGAATATCGAGCTTCACCATCGGCGACTCCCACCAGCCCGACAGGTGATAGTCCAGCGAAGCGTAGCCGCGCGAAACCGACTTCAGCCGGTCGTAGAAGTCGAGCACGATCTCGTTCAGCGGCAACTCGTAGGTGAGCATGACGCGCGTGGAAGTGACGTACTCGAAATTCTTCTGCTTGCCGCGCTTCTCTTCGACCAGTTTCAGGATGCTGCCCACGTACTCCTCGTTCGTGAGGATCGTCGCCATGATAATGGGCTCTTCCACCTTGGCGATTTCGCTCTGCGGCAGCCAGCGCGAGGGATTGTCCACTTCAACCTTCGTGCCGTCGGTCCTGGTGATGATGTAGCGCACGCCAGGCGCCGTGGTGATCAGGTCGAGGTTAAACTCGCGCTCCAGCCGCTCTTGGATGATCTCCATGTGGAGCAGCCCGAGGAACCCGCAACGGAATCCGAAGCCCAGCGCTGCCGAACTCTCCGGCTCGAAGAAGAACGACGAATCGTTCAGCCGCAGCTTCTCCAAAGCCTCGCGCAGCAGGGTGTGCTCGTGCGCGTCCACTGTGTAGAGGCCGGCGAAGACCATCGGCTTGATGTCCTCAAAGCCCGGCAGCGGTTCGATGGCGGGCCGAGCGTCGTCGGTGATGGTGTCGCCTATCTTTGTGTCGGCCACATTCTTGAGATTGGCCATGAAAAAGCCGACTTCACCGGCCTTCAGTTCGTCCACTTCCACTGGCTTGGGCGTGAGGACGCCCAGCGTCTCAACTTCGGCCACGTGGCCGTTCGACCATAGGCGAATGTGCTGTCCGCGCCGCATCGTGCCCTGGAAGATTCGCGCCAGCACCACGACGCCACGGTAGGAATCAAACCACGAGTCGAAAATCAGCGCTTGGAGCGGCAGCTTCGCCGAACCCTTCGGATGCGGAATGCGTCTTACGATCGCCTCCAGCACCTCCGGCACCCCGTCGCCGGTCTTCGCGCTCACCGGCAGCGCGTTCGACGCGTCAAGGCCGACGGCGCCCTCGATCATGTCTTTCGTCCGCTGAATGTCGGCGCTGGGCAGGTCAATCTTGTTGATAACGGGAATGATTTCCAGTCCGTGATTGATCGCCAGATACGAGTTCGCCAGCGTCTGCGCTTCCACGCCTTGCGAGGCGTCCACCAGCAGCAGCGCGCCCTCGCACGAGGCGAGCGAGCGCGACACTTCGTAGCTGAAGTCCACGTGGCCTGGGGTATCGAGCAGGTTGAGCTGGTAGGTCTGGCCGTCGCGCGCGGTGTAGTTCATGCGCACGGCATGCGCCTTGATGGTGATGCCGCGCTCGCGCTCCAGGTCCATCGCGTCAAGCACTTGGGCCTGCATCTCGCGCGCGGTAAGCGCTCCGGTCAGCTCCAGCAGGCGGTCCGCGAGCGTGCTTTTGCCATGATCGATGTGGGCGATGATGGCGAAATTGCGGATGTGGGTGATGTCCATCGCGGCGGGGTCAGACCTGCTCACCG
This genomic interval from Terriglobales bacterium contains the following:
- a CDS encoding OmpH family outer membrane protein, translating into MKRTLTAFSLCAIVALSVTALAQGAAATSPGGAASAPPVAPSGSSKVGIINIQQAILASNEGRRDFEALAKKYEPRQAELQKENNEIDELKKQLNTQGDKMNDDAKNSLVKQIESRQRKLQQNAESFQSDAQAEQNDLANRIGQKLMTTLDKFAKENGYGLILDVSTPQSPVLWANVDSVDVTNAVVNAYNVQSGVPAPPAAAPSATRPAAPAARPAGTGTAPVRPATTTPPATNPPPKK
- the bamA gene encoding outer membrane protein assembly factor BamA, with product MLCLAAILLSATLAVAAPKPAAPAAAAAPQQREELITDIRIIGNRRIPAETVRARMFTKAGDVFDPVSLERDFASIWNTGYFEDIRFEREETPKGVRLNVYVKEKPTIREIKYIGLNSVSQSDVLDRFKERKVGLTVENQYDPTKVKRAEVTIRELLAEHGRQFATIRTEVHPIPPAAVGVNFVVKEGPKVKVGKIRIEGNKKVGSKTLVRAMKNSHPIGIPHSIVLESLFHKTFDATKLSEDAERVRMAYQDRGYFKALVQEPTTKIRDTGGGFRIWPFGGKGKAVDITVPVEEGERFRLGQITFKNNKAVTNTAGLRKLFQLKDGDVFNRTAIAKGLDNLRKAYGELGYINFTSVPNTEIDDDKRLINLEIDVDEGKQYSVRRIEFKGNTTTRDKVIRRELALEEGQVYNSRAWEFSVLRLNQLNYFEALKPDQDTETKRNDQAGTVDLTLKVKEKGKNSIGLTGGVSGLAGSFIGLNYQTNNFLGLGETLTIQADVGNRQRDLLFGFTEPYLFDRPLQLGFTVYTRRYNFDQAQQFNILAGQRLNFSQSFLNTLQNYTQSSTGFTVSASYPLHRSLKRVGLTYALDNTSITTFSDASRDLFEQLAFRNFAGPNALKGVVTSKLLPVFSYNSVDRSYNPHSGKSLFLSADISGIGGNVASIRPVVDFKHFIPLRLFKPDREGRNVLGYHVQGAFLTGYAGKVAPPFERFYLGGENDLRGFDIRSVSPVAFLVDKIDFPLINPDDPCATNPATQCTGVLKDPTNPRRGTVTVPIPVHRIVFPGGDTSIVGNVEYRIPIAGPVNLAIFTDLGLNFITRSSQLRVNEDQLNTLNTSPFGCPTFDATFNCVGTSSFTFGSELKPISGTNYRPRMSTGVELQVLMPVINAPFRLYWAYNPLRLDTLTTTPSEITRSMFPAGGAGDFTYHQALATWAPNYRLKEPLKTFRFTVSTTF
- the pyrH gene encoding UMP kinase, whose amino-acid sequence is MPPVFKRVLIKLSGEALAGEQGFGVQPARIHAIAGELQQVQELGVQVAIVVGGGNFFRGVAEQARDMDRVSADHMGMLATVLNAIALQDALEKRGVYTRVMSAIEMNQVAEPFIRRRAMRHLEKGRFVIFAAGTGSPYFSTDTAASLRAMEIKADVIMKATKVDGIYDADPVLVKDAKMFDQISYLDFLKRGLKVMDATAISLCRENNLPIIIFNLNRAGNIRRVLTGEKVGSLVSA
- the frr gene encoding ribosome recycling factor; this encodes MAQSASVPALKDTFSQLKSRMDKAVEDFRQAMTATRTGRASVHMLDTVRVEAYGTEMKLNELGQVHAPDAQLITVQPYDPSQLGAIEKAIRSADLGLNPSNDGKIIRVPVPQLTEERRKEMVKHLHKVLEEHRTAVRNIRRDGNDLIKKTMKDKKISEDEERRALEEIQKLTDAEIKKMEEMSAAKEKELMQG
- a CDS encoding molybdopterin-dependent oxidoreductase; the protein is MKRVVHAACPHDCPDACGVLITVEQVNGAERATKIQGDPSHPVTRGFLCAKVAKYLDRVYSPDRVLYPLRRVAPKGPSSAAFERISWDAALDEITARLRAVSDEFGSEAILPYSYGGTLGVLGNASMDRRFFHRLGASQLARTICATAGGDALLSVYGRKLGTEPEQFRYSKTIIAWGANIHGANVHLWPFVEEARRAGGRLIVIDPYKTRTARVADWHIAINPGTDVALALAMMHVIIGEGLHDADYVEKHAHGFPELRERVRGYTPERVATWVGIAAADIVKLAREYATARPASIRMNYGVQRSENGGMAARAIAMLPVVTGSWKEIGGGLQLSTSGSFVLDRAALERPDLMQKSPAGRATRVVNMSALGSALTELSGPPVKALFVYNSNPAAVAPDHNKVVRGLLRPDLFTVVHEQFLTDTTDYADIVLPATTFFEHKELQASYGHYFLQMSHAALEPLGECKSNVDLFRAMALRMGFDELCFRESADEMMDAALRTGDPWLAGIDRARLEREGHVRLALPSNRGGAETRGTTDQNFFLPFANGGFATASGKAELYSESLNAEGLDPVASFVAPEESRHSPAAREFPLELLGRKADNFLNTSFCNLPSIQAMEENGVLELSAADAAARGIRDGDRVRAFNRRGELRFTAKVNGAVKAGVVAALLNWAKLDPQGKNVNVLTSEKLTDIGAGATFYSCLVEVERA
- the tsf gene encoding translation elongation factor Ts, with protein sequence MPDPTQSPVSAAQVRELRDKTGAPMMDCKNALSEARGDMDQAIILLRKRGMAIAGKKAARATTEGSVSSYIHAGGKIGVLVEVNCESDFVARTDDFKELVKDIAMHIAASDPKFIRKEDVTPEAYEREKDIYRSQAAQTGKPANVIEKIVEGKMSKFYEEVCLYEQPFIKDQTVSVSQLIAAKIGKLGENISVRRFARFKVGEPGWTIAQTRQADAGDASAK